The following are encoded in a window of Mangifera indica cultivar Alphonso unplaced genomic scaffold, CATAS_Mindica_2.1 Un_0008, whole genome shotgun sequence genomic DNA:
- the LOC123205537 gene encoding uncharacterized protein LOC123205537, whose translation MATTTVDRHHLHLDSVPLIDLSLLSQSELFFLSHCSSRTTSATTAAQNDDEDEVSNPKIDRSVFNESAGSRKQTFSRFRLVPRNSSQILAQFPSVDPSETLDEDNPEIISLLKSLFKIQSLSSYTVGNNGQLIPVQVNYKDYLNATRDLNENKGLHDVPVDVVSFSVKKRKRGRPRKDENRGSDGFWLIESGVKVNDNKLSIPVNFDSCESIKRRPGRPRKDEDRNRHEYRVIESESKLNESKGESTEATVTVANFESLQNIPVNVFACGSGKRRPGRPKKDENRNRHEYRVIESESQVNESKGESSEAKGTCAGFESLQNIPVNVFACESGKRRPGRPKKDENRNRHEYRVIESESQVNESKGESNETKGTCAGFESLQNIPVNVFSCGSGKRRPGRPKKDENRIRNEYRVIETDSMVKENKGENNKFKVTLGNVESSGNIPINVASSETIKKKRGRPRKDECRNQNQYWVVGSGNKAVQSVPKNKEEITVIENKEDKKETKMVMENRDGVVVDLFTLGTLKDPFAKELKRRTAGIEKQGDLLGYLSGLKGDWVSRRQKSKIVDACEYGDALPRGWKLMLCIKKKVGHEWLACQRYISPNGQQFATCKEVSSYLLSFFRLKDASQSNAGHTGDGVQLDDKLTYGNATGCMHKGDKNGADLVFCLPHPCTSQSTEHEKQATLLETKSPEEVRRQETLNCHKCSMVFREQDDLLHHLLTSHQTTTKRSRCSTSISEGVIIKDGKYECQLCHKLFEERHSYNGHLGGHMKNYVKRFGGVLMTQKNNEPVAVGISSEFLERQKAVGVDRVSFAEKSSNCGGNNETSSALPHSKPKADGTIKPHSDKYVHDDPVMMSNRNFQTLVEKNCSKQDTAFGITNDEADKLKVATDVSAAKPDVCLGVGTVLSTDQRNISCVFPSEMNVPKSNSGGINSYGWQGRSPQNWSLALAGSNQPHFVDYRTKDVPTSSMEKRRKEVGSESSYFSSNSKDKLVSCENLEERHFTIMESGELYRNKYARNEAISRDDYQGIGLENAVTNIKEQGRFKGRLPIPLEQRCGSQSNMNGVSTSMLTEAWQERGPMSGLPSSSGNKPTYVVNNYLNSVSTTMLNQPKFDDVSRSEDYGLSFGFGNKHTISKPRQEEDSEVGLLNLFGSGKFFGFDNSLTKDTAGTTEFPKLDQVRNTNERVHGVENNYRVYTNTVQQESRLENSENARNNEFAPAFSNHARSGVDAVAEFLWRTDEENILLSGLADTSSRLLQSSGCFPAFGTMSDKGGNELFNVGEKYDSISGFEGLRSGSMEHMEYDFLTTQTSSQSQVPKAFSYDAEISRGFDSPVWLEKEALPLLPKIGSRYQVATVCAWCRNEFHHEPVERAAETGAVGFMCPTCKAKFSGNHNSL comes from the exons ATGGCCACCACCACCGTGGATCGCCACCACCTTCACCTCGACTCCGTCCCTCTAATCGATCTCAGCCTCCTCTCTCAATCCgaactcttttttctttctcactgCTCTTCCCGCACCACAAGCGCTACCACCGCCGCTCAAAACGACGATGAAGACGAAGTTTCAAATCCCAAAATTGATCGCTCCGTCTTTAACGAATCTGCCGGCAGCCGCAAACAGACCTTCTCACGGTTCCGTCTGGTCCCTCGTAATTCCTCCCAAATTCTTGCACAATTTCCTTCTGTAGATCCGTCCGAAACCCTTGATGAAGATAACCCTGAAATTATTTCACTCCTGAAGTCTCTCTTCAAAATTCAGTCTCTATCCTCATATACGGTCGGTAACAACGGGCAGTTGATTCCTGTGCAGGTTAACTATAAAGACTACTTGAATGCTACCCGGGATTTGAATGAAAACAAGGGTTTGCATGATGTCCCGGTAGATGTGGTTAGTTTTAGTgtaaagaaaaggaagagaggGCGGCCGAGGAAGGATGAGAATCGTGGTAGTGATGGTTTTTGGCTGATTGAAAGTGGAGTTAAGGTCAATGATAACAAGTTAAGCATTCCTGTCAACTTTGATTCTTGTGAGAGTATAAAGAGAAGACCAGGGCGGCCAAGGAAGGATGAGGATAGGAATAGACATGAATATAGGGTTATTGAGAGTGAGAGTAAACTGAATGAAAGCAAGGGTGAGAGTACTGAGGCTACGGTGACTGTCGCTAATTTTGAGAGCTTACAAAATATCCCTGTTAATGTTTTTGCCTGTGGGAGTGGAAAGAGGAGACCAGGGCGGCCTAAGAAGGATGAGAATAGGAATAGACATGAATATAGGGTTATAGAGAGTGAGAGTCAGGTGAATGAAAGCAAGGGTGAGAGTAGTGAGGCTAAGGGGACCTGTGCAGGTTTTGAGAGCTTACAAAATATCCCTGTTAATGTTTTTGCCTGTGAGAGTGGAAAGAGGAGACCAGGGCGGCCTAAGAAGGATGAGAATAGGAATAGACATGAATATAGGGTTATCGAGAGTGAGAGTCAGGTGAATGAAAGCAAGGGTGAGAGTAATGAGACTAAGGGGACCTGTGCAGGTTTTGAGAGCTTACAAAACATTCCTGTTAATGTTTTTTCTTGTGGGAGTGGAAAGAGAAGACCTGGGCGACCAAAGAAGGATGAAAATAGGATTAGAAATGAATATAGAGTTATTGAGACTGACAGTATGGTGAAGGAGAACAAGGGTGAGAATAATAAGTTCAAGGTGACTTTGGGCAATGTTGAGAGCTCAGGTAACATTCCTataaatgtagcttcatctgaGACTATAAAGAAAAAACGAGGGCGGCCTAGGAAGGATGAGTGTAGGAATCAAAATCAGTATTGGGTAGTTGGAAGTGGGAATAAGGCGGTTCAAAGTGTGCCTAAGAATAAGGAGGAGATCACTGTTATTGAGAATAAGGAGGACaagaaggaaacaaaaatgGTAATGGAGAATAGGGATGGTGTGGTTGTGGATTTGTTTACCTTGGGGACTCTGAAGGATCCATTTGCAAAGGAGTTGAAGAGGAGGACGGCAGGGATTGAGAAGCAGGGAGATTTGTTAGGGTATTTGAGTGGGTTAAAGGGAGATTGGGTGAGTAGGAGGCAGAAGAGTAAGATTGTTGATGCATGCGAGTATGGGGATGCATTGCCAAGGGGGTGGAAACTTATGCTTTGTATCAAGAAGAAAGTGGGGCATGAGTGGTTAGCTTGCCAACGATATATAAg CCCGAATGGTCAGCAGTTTGCAACTTGCAAGGAAGTTTCTTCATATTTGCTCTCCTTTTTCAGACTTAAAGATGCAAGTCAGTCAAATGCTGGTCATACTGGCGATGGTGTTCAGTTGGATGACAAACTGACTTATGGAAAT GCTACAGGTTGCATGCACAAGGGTGACAAAAATGGAGCTGACCTTGTGTTCTGTTTGCCGCATCCCTGTACTTCTCAATCTACTGAGCATGAGAAGCAAGCCACCTTACTGGAGACAAAGAGTCCTGAGGAAGTCAGAAGACAGGAAACACTAAATTGCCATAAGTGCTCCATGGTTTTTCGTGAGCAGGATGATTTATTGCACCACCTGTTAACTTCTCACCAGACGACGACGAAGAGGTCTAGATGTAGTACATCAATCAGTGAGGGGGTAATCATTAAAGATGGAAAATATGAATGTCAGTTATGCCACAAACTATTTGAAGAAAGACATAGTTACAATGGCCATCTAGGGGGCCACATGAAAAACTATGTGAAGCGATTTGGTGGAGTATTAATGACACAGAAAAATAATGAACCTGTTGCTGTTGGAATTTCTTCTGAATTCTTGGAGAGACAAAAAGCAGTTGGAGTTGACCGGGTTTCTTTTGCAGAAAAATCTTCCAATTGCGGAGGCAACAATGAAACAAGTTCTGCTTTACCTCATAGTAAACCAAAAGCTGATGGTACCATTAAACCTCATTCTGACAAATACGTTCATGACGATCCGGTCATGATGTCAAACAGAAACTTTCAAACTTTAGTTGAGAAAAATTGCAGTAAACAGGATACAGCTTTTGGCATAACTAATGATGAAGCGGATAAGCTGAAGGTAGCTACTGATGTAAGTGCTGCTAAACCTGATGTGTGTTTGGGTGTTGGTACGGTCTTGTCTACTGATCAGAGAAATATATCATGTGTATTTCCCAGTGAAATGAATGTTCCCAAGAGCAACAGTGGTGGTATCAATAGTTATGGTTGGCAGGGTCGAAGTCCTCAGAATTGGTCCCTTGCTCTTGCTGGAAGTAATCAACCACATTTTGTTGACTACAGGACGAAAGATGTTCCCACCAGCTCAATGGAGAAGCGGAGAAAAGAGGTAGGTTCTGAAAGTAGCTATTTTTCTTCAAACAGCAAGGATAAATTAGTTAGTTGTGAAAATCTTGAGGAAAGGCATTTTACTATCATGGAAAGTGGGGAACTGTATAGGAATAAATATGCAAGAAATGAGGCAATATCTAGAGATGATTATCAGGGCATTGGGTTGGAGAATGCTGTGACTAATATCAAAGAGCAAGGAAGATTTAAAGGTCGTTTGCCTATTCCATTGGAGCAAAGATGTGGTTCTCAAAGTAATATGAATGGGGTCTCTACTTCCATGTTAACAGAGGCCTGGCAGGAAAGAGGTCCCATGAGTGGTTTACCCAGTTCATCTGGAAACAAGCCTACATATGTTGTCAACAATTATTTGAATAGTGTTTCTACTACCATGTTAAATCAGCCCAAATTTGATGATGTCAGCAGATCTGAGGATTATGGACTATCCTTTGGGTTTGGCAACAAACACACTATAAGTAAACCCCGGCAGGAAGAGGATTCTGAAGTTGGTTTGCTTAATTTATTTGGAAGTGGAAAATTCTTTGGGTTTGATAACAGTTTGACTAAGGATACTGCTGGGACAACAGAGTTCCCCAAACTTGATCAAGTCAGGAACACCAATGAACGAGTACATGgtgttgaaaataattatagggTTTACACAAACACTGTTCAGCAGGAATCAAGGTTAGAGAATTCAGAAAATGCTAGAAACAATGAATTTGCACCTGCTTTTAGTAATCATGCTCGATCTGGTGTGGATGCCGTGGCAGAGTTTTTGTGGAGAACTGATGAAGAAAACATCCTGCTGAGTGGGTTGGCTGATACATCATCTCGACTGTTGCAATCATCAGGCTGTTTTCCTGCATTTGGAACAATGTCAGATAAG GGTGGAAATGAACTCTTTAACGTTGGTGAGAAGTATGACAGCATATCAGGATTTGAAGGGCTGAGATCAGGTAGTATGGAACACATGGAATATGATTTTCTGACTACTCAAACAAGCTCTCAGTCGCAGGTCCCAAAGGCTTTTTCATATGATGCGGAGATTTCCCGGGGGTTTGATTCACCAGTCTGGCTTGAGAAAGAAGCATTGCCTTTGTTGCCAAAGATAGGTAGCAGGTATCAGGTTGCTACTGTTTGTGCATGGTGCAGAAATGAGTTTCATCATGAACCTGTTGAGAGAGCAGCAGAAACAGGAGCTGTGGGTTTTATGTGTCCAA